Proteins encoded together in one Gemmatimonadota bacterium DH-78 window:
- a CDS encoding 4-oxalocrotonate tautomerase family protein: MPYVNLQITRGATREQKAELVSDVTDSLVRVLGKKPEHIHIVIQEIAEEDWGFSGLLTDEWRRRKE, from the coding sequence ATGCCCTACGTGAACCTGCAGATCACGCGCGGAGCCACCCGCGAACAGAAAGCCGAACTGGTGAGCGACGTCACCGACTCCCTGGTGCGGGTGCTCGGCAAGAAGCCCGAGCACATCCACATCGTGATCCAGGAGATCGCGGAAGAGGACTGGGGTTTTTCGGGACTCCTCACCGACGAGTGGCGCCGGCGCAAAGAGTAG
- a CDS encoding DUF1772 domain-containing protein, whose protein sequence is MSAAFPPLIAAAVLLCTLTAGFLLGFAVVVMPGLRALDDAHYLRAFQVIDGVIQRGQPLFGLMWVGSVIAIVGALVTGLPILAGGDRLLLSAAGALYLLGVQLPTAVVNIPLNNAVQRLDVDGLDAAGAQAARRDFEGRWNRWNAIRTVVAIAVSALLIVLTTGF, encoded by the coding sequence ATGAGCGCCGCCTTCCCCCCCCTGATCGCCGCCGCCGTCCTCCTGTGTACGCTCACCGCGGGGTTCCTGCTCGGCTTCGCCGTCGTCGTGATGCCCGGGCTGCGCGCGCTCGACGATGCGCACTATCTGCGCGCCTTCCAGGTGATCGACGGCGTGATCCAGCGCGGCCAGCCGCTGTTCGGGCTGATGTGGGTGGGGTCGGTGATCGCCATCGTCGGGGCGCTCGTCACGGGGCTGCCGATCCTGGCGGGGGGCGACCGTCTCCTGCTGTCAGCGGCCGGGGCGCTCTATCTACTCGGAGTCCAGCTTCCCACCGCCGTCGTCAACATTCCTCTCAACAACGCCGTGCAGCGGTTGGACGTCGACGGTCTCGACGCCGCGGGTGCGCAGGCGGCTCGCCGCGACTTCGAGGGACGATGGAATCGCTGGAATGCGATCCGCACCGTCGTGGCGATCGCGGTTTCCGCGCTCCTGATCGTCCTGACGACCGGGTTCTGA
- a CDS encoding nuclear transport factor 2 family protein — MPTETEQSNLAAVESFFEALQNGVEPAALAEFYSDDVVQEEFPNAFLPQGARRGLTELQEAAARGNAAMAQQSFEILNAVARGDTVVVESNWTGTLAVDLSEQTPAGSQMRARFAQIFEFADGKIIAQRNYDCFYPF; from the coding sequence ATGCCGACCGAAACCGAGCAGAGCAACCTCGCCGCCGTGGAGTCTTTCTTCGAGGCCCTCCAGAACGGCGTCGAGCCCGCCGCACTCGCCGAGTTCTACTCCGACGACGTCGTTCAGGAGGAGTTTCCCAACGCCTTCCTGCCGCAGGGAGCTCGCCGCGGGCTGACCGAACTGCAGGAGGCCGCGGCACGCGGCAACGCCGCGATGGCGCAGCAGTCGTTCGAGATTCTGAACGCGGTCGCCCGTGGCGACACCGTGGTCGTGGAGTCGAACTGGACCGGCACCCTGGCGGTCGACCTGTCGGAGCAGACGCCCGCGGGATCGCAGATGCGGGCCCGGTTCGCGCAGATCTTCGAGTTCGCGGACGGCAAGATCATTGCGCAGCGAAACTACGATTGCTTCTATCCCTTCTAG
- a CDS encoding peroxiredoxin, translating to MGLRINDVAPDFTADSTAGELSLHEWIGDSYAVLFSHPKDFTPICTTEFGSVAQLVPEFEKRNTKVMGISVDTVEQHVGWKRDIETFANAKADFPIIDDSSLKVAKLFDMLPADAYLPDGRTAAHSATVRTVFIIGPDKKIRLTMTYPMSVGRNFAEILRALDAVQATDGAPIATPANWMPGQDIVVSPGLDDDAARARFGELDIRLPYLRFARAPES from the coding sequence GTGGGACTACGCATCAATGACGTGGCACCCGATTTCACCGCCGACTCCACGGCCGGTGAGCTGAGCCTTCACGAGTGGATCGGCGACAGCTACGCGGTGCTCTTTTCGCATCCGAAGGACTTCACGCCGATCTGCACCACCGAGTTCGGCTCGGTGGCGCAACTGGTGCCGGAGTTCGAGAAGCGGAATACGAAGGTGATGGGGATCTCGGTCGACACGGTCGAGCAACACGTCGGGTGGAAGCGCGACATCGAGACCTTCGCGAACGCGAAGGCGGACTTTCCGATCATCGACGACAGCTCGCTGAAGGTGGCGAAGCTGTTCGACATGCTCCCGGCCGACGCCTACCTGCCCGACGGGCGAACGGCCGCTCACAGCGCCACGGTGCGCACGGTGTTCATCATCGGGCCGGACAAGAAGATCCGCCTCACCATGACCTACCCGATGTCGGTCGGTCGCAACTTCGCCGAAATCCTGCGGGCGCTCGACGCCGTGCAGGCCACCGACGGCGCCCCGATCGCCACGCCGGCGAACTGGATGCCCGGACAGGACATCGTCGTAAGCCCCGGACTCGACGACGACGCGGCCCGCGCCCGTTTCGGAGAGCTCGATATCCGCCTTCCGTACCTGCGGTTCGCTCGCGCCCCGGAGAGCTGA
- a CDS encoding dihydrofolate reductase family protein, producing MRNLVYYVATTLDGFIARPDGSFHEFPWDDAFGAHLMSTWPETFPAQFRQDHGPNRRFDTVLMGRATYEVGLRAGVASPYPTLRQYVFSTTLEESPSEEVTLISADAEEHVRALKNEEGMDIWLCGGGRLAADLHAAGLIDEFILKVNPILFGRGIPLLDGASTGEALELRDIQRFDSGHTIQRLRVPR from the coding sequence ATGCGCAACCTCGTCTACTACGTCGCGACCACCCTCGACGGCTTCATCGCCCGACCCGACGGGTCGTTCCACGAGTTTCCCTGGGACGATGCCTTCGGCGCTCACCTCATGAGCACCTGGCCCGAGACGTTCCCCGCGCAGTTTCGGCAGGACCACGGCCCGAATCGGCGCTTCGACACGGTGCTCATGGGGCGCGCGACCTATGAAGTGGGACTCCGCGCGGGCGTCGCCTCGCCCTACCCGACGCTGCGCCAGTACGTGTTCTCCACCACCCTCGAGGAGAGCCCCAGCGAAGAGGTGACCCTCATCTCGGCCGACGCCGAAGAGCATGTGCGCGCTCTGAAGAACGAAGAGGGTATGGACATCTGGCTGTGCGGAGGGGGGCGGTTGGCGGCCGATCTGCACGCGGCCGGACTCATCGACGAGTTCATTCTGAAGGTGAACCCGATCCTGTTCGGACGAGGGATTCCGCTGCTGGATGGGGCCTCGACGGGTGAGGCGCTGGAGTTGCGGGACATCCAGCGATTCGACAGCGGGCACACGATTCAGCGGCTTCGTGTGCCCCGCTGA
- a CDS encoding aminoglycoside phosphotransferase family protein, with protein sequence MCPAEETSPRVDSALVGELLAEQHPDLASEPLAKAGEGWDNITYRLGRRRAVRLPKRREAAELVVSERRWLPGVARRLGVDVPLPERAGRPGAGYPWPWSIVRWVDGSTADRTPPGPGTGALLGTVLRRLHRPSPHDAPHNPFRGVPLVDRAEAVQRWLLDAALPRSTSTAMRALWRDGVDAPPAAGTVWVHGDLHPRNVVTRGGALAGIIDWGDVSGGDPAVDLASAWTILRSESERKDFWKRYGASEAERCRARAWAVFFALALISAGDAGHRTLGSRIVEEVVGG encoded by the coding sequence GTGTGCCCCGCTGAGGAGACCTCGCCCCGCGTCGACTCCGCGTTGGTGGGGGAGCTGCTCGCGGAGCAGCACCCCGACCTCGCCTCCGAGCCCCTCGCGAAGGCGGGCGAGGGATGGGACAACATCACCTACCGACTGGGGCGCCGCCGGGCGGTCCGACTCCCGAAGCGACGGGAGGCCGCCGAGCTCGTCGTGAGCGAGCGGCGCTGGCTCCCGGGGGTGGCCCGCCGGCTGGGTGTCGACGTTCCTCTGCCCGAACGAGCCGGGAGACCCGGCGCAGGGTACCCGTGGCCGTGGTCCATCGTGCGCTGGGTGGACGGTTCGACCGCCGACCGCACCCCTCCGGGCCCGGGAACGGGCGCGCTCCTCGGCACCGTACTGCGCCGGCTCCACCGTCCGTCGCCGCACGACGCCCCGCACAACCCCTTCAGGGGCGTTCCACTGGTCGACCGCGCCGAGGCGGTGCAGAGGTGGCTCCTCGACGCGGCGCTGCCACGGTCCACGTCCACCGCGATGCGAGCTCTCTGGCGAGATGGGGTGGATGCGCCACCGGCGGCAGGCACGGTCTGGGTCCACGGCGATCTTCACCCGAGAAACGTCGTGACCCGCGGCGGTGCCCTGGCCGGGATCATCGACTGGGGGGATGTCAGCGGCGGCGACCCCGCGGTCGACCTCGCGTCCGCCTGGACCATCCTTCGGTCGGAGTCTGAACGAAAGGACTTCTGGAAGCGGTACGGCGCCTCGGAAGCCGAGCGGTGCAGGGCGCGGGCGTGGGCGGTGTTCTTCGCGCTGGCCCTGATCTCCGCCGGAGACGCAGGTCATCGTACCCTCGGTTCCCGCATCGTCGAAGAGGTCGTCGGAGGTTGA
- a CDS encoding DUF5996 family protein: MNDLDRRALNWPALPHAEWKDTQATLHMWLQIVGKVRVALAPWTNQQWHTTLHLTSRGLTSRPIPGGSGTVQIDFDLIDHQLLLAGSDGRRGRVALEPRSVADFYHALMAELAALGVEVEIHGSPNEVAEPIPFAENERDGSYDAVWVERYFQVLSSSGRVFEDFRGEFTGKCSPVHLFWGGMDLAVTRFSGRRAPEHPGGIPHLPDWVTREAYSHEVSSAGFWPGGEQHPHPFFYSYAYPTPADFSSARVEPDTAIWHADMGEFILPWDDVRLAEDPEATVMAFLRSTYAAAADLGQWDRGALEWGEGERPPVGGF; the protein is encoded by the coding sequence GTGAACGACCTCGATCGCCGCGCCCTGAACTGGCCCGCTCTCCCGCACGCGGAGTGGAAGGACACCCAGGCCACCCTCCACATGTGGCTCCAGATCGTGGGCAAGGTGCGGGTCGCGCTCGCGCCGTGGACGAATCAGCAGTGGCACACCACCCTCCACCTCACCTCGCGCGGCCTCACCAGTCGGCCCATTCCCGGCGGGTCGGGCACCGTTCAGATCGACTTCGACCTCATCGATCACCAGCTGCTGCTGGCCGGCTCCGACGGGCGAAGGGGCCGCGTGGCACTCGAGCCGCGCAGCGTGGCCGACTTCTATCACGCGTTGATGGCCGAACTGGCCGCCCTCGGGGTGGAGGTCGAGATCCACGGCTCGCCGAACGAGGTGGCCGAGCCGATCCCCTTCGCCGAGAACGAGCGCGACGGCAGCTACGACGCGGTCTGGGTGGAGCGCTACTTCCAGGTGCTGTCGAGCAGCGGGCGGGTGTTCGAGGACTTCCGCGGGGAATTCACGGGCAAGTGCAGCCCCGTGCACCTGTTCTGGGGAGGCATGGACCTCGCCGTCACCCGCTTCAGTGGCCGCAGGGCTCCGGAGCACCCGGGCGGGATCCCCCATCTTCCCGACTGGGTCACCCGCGAGGCGTACTCGCACGAGGTGAGCAGCGCCGGATTCTGGCCCGGCGGTGAGCAACACCCGCACCCCTTCTTCTACTCCTACGCCTATCCCACGCCGGCCGACTTCTCGAGCGCACGCGTCGAACCCGACACGGCGATCTGGCACGCCGACATGGGCGAATTCATCCTGCCCTGGGACGACGTGCGGCTGGCCGAAGACCCGGAGGCCACGGTGATGGCGTTTCTGCGCTCCACCTACGCGGCGGCCGCCGACCTCGGCCAATGGGATCGCGGGGCGCTCGAGTGGGGCGAGGGGGAACGCCCACCCGTCGGCGGGTTTTGA
- a CDS encoding amidohydrolase — protein MIRSALLGLALVLTAVPLSGQDDKDFVARHIDERAARYGTLAQSIWDLAEVGYREAESSALLQAELRDAGFTVNAGVAGMPTAFVASYGSGAPVVAVLAEFDALPGLSQARLPTRSPLAGREAGHACGHHLFGAGSVAAAVATAAWMQEHGVGGTVRVYGTPAEEGGAGKVYMVREGLFDDVDVTLHWHPSDANSASVYSTLANKSAKFRFHGRSAHAAAAPERGRSALDGVEAMNHMVNLLREHVPEQSRIHYVITSGGAAPNVVPDFAEVFYYVRHPDPVVVDEIFTRLTQAAEGAALGTQTRVEHEVIHGIYALLPNEVLARAAHANLSRVGGVAYSDDERRFAETLQQSFEAPPPLSAATEVEPFEVETGTAPVSTDVGDVSWVTPTVGLSTATWVPGSAAHSWQAVASGGTEIGNKGMIAAAKALAMTAIDLFEDSALVRAATDEYRARVGPDFEYVPLLGDRAPPLDYRSGSDEAGGS, from the coding sequence ATGATTCGCTCCGCCCTGCTCGGGCTGGCTCTCGTCCTGACCGCCGTGCCCCTCTCCGGCCAGGACGACAAGGACTTCGTCGCGCGCCACATCGACGAGCGCGCGGCCCGGTACGGCACGCTGGCACAGTCGATCTGGGATCTGGCCGAGGTCGGGTACCGGGAGGCCGAGAGTTCCGCGCTTCTTCAGGCCGAACTCCGCGACGCCGGCTTCACCGTGAACGCGGGAGTGGCCGGCATGCCTACGGCGTTCGTCGCCAGCTACGGCAGTGGCGCGCCCGTCGTGGCGGTGCTCGCCGAGTTCGATGCGCTCCCCGGGCTGTCGCAGGCCCGGCTGCCCACTCGGAGCCCGCTGGCGGGCCGGGAGGCCGGACACGCCTGCGGCCACCACCTCTTCGGCGCGGGATCGGTGGCGGCCGCGGTGGCCACGGCCGCATGGATGCAGGAGCATGGCGTGGGCGGTACCGTGCGGGTCTACGGCACGCCGGCCGAAGAGGGCGGGGCGGGGAAGGTGTACATGGTCCGGGAAGGCCTGTTCGACGATGTGGACGTCACGCTGCACTGGCACCCCTCCGACGCCAACAGCGCCTCGGTGTACTCCACTCTCGCCAACAAGTCGGCCAAGTTCCGGTTCCACGGGCGATCGGCGCACGCGGCGGCCGCCCCCGAGCGCGGACGGTCGGCGCTCGACGGCGTCGAGGCGATGAATCACATGGTGAACCTGCTTCGGGAGCACGTGCCCGAGCAGTCGAGAATCCATTACGTGATCACCTCGGGCGGCGCAGCCCCCAATGTCGTGCCCGACTTCGCCGAAGTCTTCTACTACGTGCGGCATCCCGACCCGGTCGTGGTCGACGAGATCTTCACCCGCCTGACGCAGGCGGCCGAGGGCGCGGCCCTGGGCACGCAGACCCGCGTCGAGCACGAGGTGATCCACGGCATCTACGCGCTGCTTCCCAACGAGGTGCTCGCGCGCGCGGCCCACGCCAATCTCTCCCGCGTCGGGGGCGTAGCGTACAGCGACGACGAGCGGCGATTCGCCGAGACGCTCCAGCAGAGCTTCGAGGCCCCGCCGCCACTGTCCGCCGCGACCGAGGTGGAGCCCTTCGAGGTCGAGACCGGCACGGCGCCCGTGTCCACCGACGTCGGCGACGTGAGCTGGGTGACGCCCACGGTCGGCCTCTCGACCGCGACCTGGGTGCCCGGCTCCGCCGCCCACTCCTGGCAGGCGGTGGCCTCGGGGGGCACCGAGATCGGCAACAAGGGCATGATCGCGGCCGCCAAGGCGCTCGCCATGACCGCGATCGACCTCTTCGAAGACTCCGCGTTGGTCCGTGCGGCGACGGACGAGTATCGGGCGCGCGTCGGCCCCGATTTCGAGTACGTGCCCCTGCTGGGGGACCGCGCACCGCCGCTGGACTACCGCAGTGGATCGGACGAGGCCGGCGGGTCGTGA
- a CDS encoding DUF2272 domain-containing protein, which yields MRSGRLIGGALLAVALLLPGTGASGQILDRLPADVLDVTPPSARASGPLAEMRAVALECRATPGTDLRRRIVETAIQEWAFFGFPVLDRLNGARLLAGAPLRAGRVAFEYTTRRAPTPNAREGERVAATIAGYWAVTPEGPGIVREQARRWSDQGAATRWNAPWSAAFISWVMCEAGLGTRDQFQRAIAHWTYVDQAIRARDSGAETAGYLAYDIGETVVEPGDLLCSGRRPRYANLAARRSQMGEGASSHCDIVVEADEAEGRILAIGGNVLRSVSLKVLGAESAPDGGLLARSTDGAPLYAHLKLRAESIGNRGLSESGVLAAVAAEADGVAPARAAAVLQALRVQGEWMQEPARH from the coding sequence ATGAGGTCGGGGCGACTGATCGGGGGCGCCCTGCTGGCGGTCGCCCTCCTCCTGCCAGGGACCGGCGCCTCCGGCCAGATCCTCGATCGCCTCCCTGCCGATGTGCTCGACGTCACGCCTCCCTCGGCCCGAGCGAGCGGTCCGCTGGCCGAGATGCGAGCGGTGGCGCTGGAGTGCCGCGCGACGCCCGGCACCGACCTGCGTCGGCGGATCGTCGAGACCGCGATTCAGGAGTGGGCGTTCTTCGGCTTTCCGGTGCTCGACCGGCTGAACGGAGCGCGACTTCTGGCGGGAGCCCCGCTGCGGGCCGGCCGTGTGGCCTTCGAGTACACCACCCGGCGCGCCCCGACGCCGAATGCACGCGAGGGAGAGCGGGTCGCCGCCACCATCGCCGGATACTGGGCGGTCACGCCCGAAGGGCCGGGCATCGTGCGCGAGCAGGCCCGCCGCTGGAGTGATCAGGGAGCCGCCACGCGCTGGAACGCCCCCTGGTCGGCCGCCTTCATCTCGTGGGTGATGTGCGAAGCGGGCTTGGGCACCCGAGACCAGTTTCAGCGGGCCATCGCTCACTGGACCTACGTGGACCAGGCGATTCGGGCGCGGGACTCCGGGGCGGAAACGGCCGGCTATCTCGCCTATGACATCGGCGAGACGGTCGTGGAGCCCGGCGACCTGCTCTGCTCGGGTCGGCGACCGCGGTACGCCAACCTGGCTGCGCGTCGCAGCCAGATGGGGGAAGGGGCCAGCAGCCACTGCGACATCGTGGTCGAGGCCGATGAGGCGGAGGGTCGCATTCTCGCGATCGGAGGCAACGTTCTGCGCTCCGTGAGCCTGAAGGTGCTCGGTGCGGAGTCGGCGCCCGACGGGGGGCTGCTCGCGCGTTCCACCGACGGCGCCCCGCTCTACGCCCATCTCAAGCTGCGGGCCGAGTCCATCGGCAATCGCGGACTGAGCGAGAGTGGAGTCCTCGCTGCCGTTGCCGCGGAAGCCGACGGCGTCGCACCCGCCCGAGCGGCGGCGGTGCTCCAGGCGCTCCGGGTTCAGGGCGAATGGATGCAGGAACCGGCGCGTCACTGA
- a CDS encoding peroxiredoxin-like family protein, which translates to MPNTPLPRHPAPALTFPLLGGGTWSLAEQSPDSFTLVVFYRGLHCPVCKSYLQKMVKLRDEYGALGVEVVAVSMDGEARARTSRRDWELADLPLGYDLDAETARRWGLYLSEGIKDGEPERFSEPGLFLVRPDAEVYYAAINSAPWGRPHLASFVKAVKFITENDYPARGELPEGGR; encoded by the coding sequence ATGCCGAACACCCCCCTGCCTCGACACCCCGCCCCCGCCCTCACTTTCCCCCTGCTCGGTGGCGGCACCTGGTCGCTCGCCGAACAGTCGCCCGACAGCTTCACCCTCGTGGTGTTCTACCGCGGGCTCCACTGCCCGGTGTGCAAGTCGTACCTGCAGAAGATGGTGAAGCTGCGCGACGAGTACGGTGCGCTCGGGGTGGAGGTGGTGGCGGTGAGCATGGACGGCGAGGCGAGGGCCCGGACGTCTCGCAGGGACTGGGAACTGGCCGACCTGCCTCTCGGATACGACCTCGATGCCGAGACGGCGCGCCGCTGGGGGCTGTATCTCAGCGAGGGCATCAAGGACGGGGAGCCGGAGCGGTTCTCCGAGCCCGGGCTCTTTCTCGTGCGTCCGGATGCCGAGGTATACTACGCCGCGATCAACTCCGCTCCCTGGGGTCGCCCGCACCTGGCGAGCTTCGTGAAGGCGGTGAAGTTCATCACGGAGAACGACTACCCCGCCCGCGGCGAGCTGCCCGAGGGCGGACGCTGA
- a CDS encoding 6-bladed beta-propeller, whose protein sequence is MAPGGDRFAFVPESTPYQVLLFDGDGAFEATVGTRGDGPGEFQRIRIVRFDEHGRLWVVSRDGRRLDIFESDLALASSESVREPIVHMGPVTGGMAAAVATAEGGRIGLLSPSGEVGALWSGTSNAEMMPGGLTAFETDGRRRIFFAEAHTYRVWEVDLSGAVRALVDHAPDWFAARFRPEVAAQMGSSAGTINALDYDPASDRLWMITGVPSEEITVDEINDYYQDPDLDPDALIAAMVDHVTEVFDASDGRSLGVSRGDLTRSLTSATPFRLAGPETVELLELALEESGSAGGG, encoded by the coding sequence ATGGCGCCTGGGGGAGACCGATTCGCCTTCGTTCCGGAAAGCACCCCGTACCAGGTGCTCCTTTTCGACGGAGACGGCGCGTTCGAAGCCACCGTCGGCACCCGGGGAGACGGGCCTGGGGAGTTCCAGCGGATTCGGATCGTGCGCTTCGACGAGCACGGCCGTCTCTGGGTGGTGAGCCGCGACGGCCGACGGCTCGACATCTTCGAGTCCGATCTCGCGCTCGCAAGTTCCGAGAGCGTCCGCGAGCCCATCGTGCACATGGGGCCGGTGACTGGTGGGATGGCGGCTGCGGTCGCCACGGCCGAGGGGGGACGAATCGGTTTGCTTTCTCCGAGCGGAGAGGTCGGCGCGCTCTGGAGCGGCACCTCGAACGCCGAGATGATGCCCGGTGGCCTGACCGCTTTCGAGACCGACGGACGCCGGAGGATCTTCTTCGCGGAAGCGCACACCTATCGCGTGTGGGAGGTCGACCTCTCGGGTGCCGTACGCGCACTGGTCGACCACGCTCCGGACTGGTTCGCCGCACGATTTCGGCCCGAGGTAGCAGCGCAGATGGGAAGTTCGGCAGGAACCATCAACGCCCTCGACTACGACCCCGCTTCCGATCGACTGTGGATGATCACCGGTGTGCCTTCCGAGGAGATCACGGTGGACGAGATCAACGACTACTACCAGGACCCCGACCTCGACCCCGATGCGCTGATTGCAGCCATGGTCGACCATGTGACCGAAGTCTTCGACGCCTCCGATGGTCGAAGCCTGGGCGTGTCCCGTGGCGACCTGACGCGGAGCCTCACCTCGGCCACCCCCTTCCGACTCGCAGGACCCGAAACGGTGGAGCTGCTGGAACTGGCGCTCGAAGAGTCCGGATCCGCGGGAGGCGGATGA
- a CDS encoding universal stress protein gives MTAAPIPTTYPEGKVLACIDESRYAEGVCDYARWSAGQMDAPLSLLHVIPHPPGGVVDASSNLTGAIGFGARKRLLEELAELDARRSRVAVEQGRHLLAAALERLAGEDLPSIETRQRHGELVDALVALEPETRMFVVGKRGTESEGEHGHLGSHLEQIIRALHRPVLIAQQTFAPPRRMLFAHDGSETARRGVQMVARSPLFRGVPCHVVSAGSDPSRYQPALDEAAEVFGKAGFEVTTAVVPGEPQTALPRYLEEHDVDLLIMGAYGHSRVHRFFLGSTTTEMLERCTVSLMVLR, from the coding sequence ATGACCGCTGCGCCGATTCCGACCACGTACCCCGAGGGCAAGGTGCTCGCCTGCATCGACGAGTCGCGCTACGCCGAAGGGGTGTGCGACTACGCGCGGTGGTCGGCCGGGCAGATGGATGCGCCGCTCAGCCTTCTGCACGTGATTCCGCATCCGCCTGGCGGCGTGGTCGACGCGAGCAGCAATCTCACGGGCGCCATCGGTTTCGGGGCGCGCAAGCGGCTGCTCGAGGAGTTGGCCGAACTCGATGCGCGCCGGTCACGGGTGGCCGTGGAGCAGGGACGCCATCTTCTGGCCGCCGCGCTGGAACGGCTGGCCGGGGAGGACTTGCCCTCGATCGAGACCCGGCAGCGGCACGGTGAACTGGTCGACGCGCTCGTCGCGCTCGAGCCCGAGACCCGGATGTTCGTGGTCGGCAAGCGCGGCACCGAGTCGGAGGGGGAACACGGTCATCTCGGGAGTCACCTGGAGCAGATCATTCGGGCGCTGCATCGTCCGGTGTTGATCGCCCAGCAGACCTTCGCTCCCCCCCGCCGGATGCTCTTCGCGCACGATGGGAGCGAGACGGCGCGCAGGGGGGTGCAGATGGTCGCGCGCAGCCCCCTCTTCCGGGGGGTGCCCTGCCACGTGGTCTCGGCCGGCTCCGACCCGTCGCGCTACCAGCCCGCGCTCGACGAAGCCGCCGAGGTGTTCGGCAAGGCCGGTTTCGAGGTGACGACCGCGGTCGTGCCCGGAGAGCCGCAGACGGCCCTGCCCCGCTACCTCGAGGAGCACGATGTCGATCTGCTCATCATGGGGGCGTACGGGCATTCCCGAGTGCACCGGTTCTTTCTCGGCAGCACCACGACCGAGATGCTGGAGCGCTGCACGGTCTCGCTGATGGTGCTGCGGTAG
- a CDS encoding SulP family inorganic anion transporter, with amino-acid sequence MLRSLRQEWFFNVRGDVLAGLVVALALIPEAIAFSVIAGVDPKVGLYASFCIAVITAFVGGRPGMISAATGAMALVMVTLVRDHGLQYLLAATLLTGGLQMLAGAFRLGSLMRFVSRSVVTGFVNALAILIFLAQLPEITGDNARPVVLLTMLVGLAIIYGLPYLTRAVPSPLICIIALTAVSMALGLDLRTVGDMGELPDSLPVFLWPDVPMEWETLRIIFPYALTLAVVGLLESMMTETIVDDLTDTPSDRNRECVGQGVANVGAGLLGGMAGCAMIGQSVINVKSGGRGRLSSLTAGSVLLLLVVFLGEWVAQIPMAALVAVMIMVSIGTFSWDSILTLRTNPKSSSVVMISTVVVVVFTHNLAQGVLVGVLLSALFFARRVGQFLRVQSRLSDDGLHRTYEVIGQVFFTSAESFLASFDFGEALDRVTIDLTHAHFWDITAVSSLDKVVLKFRRDGAEVDLVGLNEASATMLDRFAVHDKPDAVDTLMAH; translated from the coding sequence ATGCTTCGCTCGCTCCGCCAGGAATGGTTCTTCAACGTCCGTGGGGACGTGCTCGCCGGCCTCGTGGTCGCGCTCGCCCTCATCCCCGAGGCCATCGCCTTCTCGGTGATCGCGGGGGTGGACCCCAAGGTCGGCCTCTACGCCTCGTTCTGCATCGCGGTCATCACCGCATTCGTGGGCGGACGCCCCGGCATGATCTCGGCGGCGACCGGCGCGATGGCGCTGGTCATGGTCACCCTCGTGCGGGATCACGGCCTGCAGTACCTCCTCGCCGCGACGCTGCTCACCGGCGGGCTCCAGATGCTGGCCGGGGCCTTCCGGCTCGGCTCGCTGATGCGATTCGTGTCGCGGTCGGTGGTGACCGGATTCGTGAACGCCCTGGCGATCCTGATCTTTCTGGCACAGCTGCCCGAGATCACGGGCGACAACGCGCGCCCGGTGGTGCTGCTCACCATGCTCGTGGGACTCGCCATCATCTACGGCCTGCCCTACCTCACGCGCGCCGTGCCGTCGCCGCTCATCTGCATCATCGCGCTGACCGCGGTGTCGATGGCGCTGGGTCTCGACCTGCGCACCGTGGGCGACATGGGGGAACTGCCCGACAGCCTTCCCGTCTTCCTCTGGCCCGATGTGCCGATGGAGTGGGAGACGCTGCGCATCATCTTCCCGTATGCGCTGACGCTCGCCGTGGTGGGACTGCTCGAGTCGATGATGACCGAAACGATCGTCGACGATCTGACCGACACCCCCAGTGATCGCAATCGCGAGTGCGTGGGTCAGGGGGTCGCGAACGTCGGGGCCGGGCTTCTCGGCGGGATGGCGGGTTGCGCGATGATCGGGCAGTCGGTGATCAACGTGAAGTCGGGTGGACGCGGGCGGCTCTCGTCGCTCACGGCCGGCTCGGTGTTGCTCCTGCTCGTGGTCTTCCTGGGCGAATGGGTGGCCCAGATCCCCATGGCGGCGCTCGTCGCGGTGATGATCATGGTCTCGATCGGCACCTTCAGTTGGGACTCCATCCTGACGCTGCGGACGAATCCGAAGAGTTCGAGCGTGGTGATGATCTCGACGGTGGTCGTGGTGGTCTTCACGCACAACCTGGCCCAGGGGGTGCTCGTGGGGGTGTTGCTCAGCGCACTGTTCTTCGCGCGGCGTGTCGGACAGTTCCTGCGGGTGCAGTCGCGCTTGTCGGACGACGGGCTGCACCGTACCTACGAGGTGATCGGGCAGGTGTTCTTCACCTCTGCGGAGTCCTTTCTCGCCTCCTTCGACTTCGGAGAGGCTCTGGATCGGGTCACGATCGATCTGACCCACGCCCACTTCTGGGACATCACCGCGGTGAGTTCGCTCGACAAGGTGGTGCTCAAGTTCCGTCGCGACGGTGCGGAGGTGGATCTGGTGGGGCTCAACGAGGCGAGCGCCACCATGCTCGACCGGTTCGCCGTGCACGACAAGCCCGATGCCGTCGACACCCTGATGGCCCACTGA